In Saccharothrix syringae, the following are encoded in one genomic region:
- a CDS encoding universal stress protein produces MDAKQIVVGMDSSPAGAAALEWAVRHTRDGGTVVAASVCGMVGSNGGRDAFHGARLRILRDALARLGAHDGVLVEEAVLDGEPGPALVRLAEEADGLVLGRHGYRRGPETVMGSVIMHCLRNATCPVVIVPAVNPPIV; encoded by the coding sequence GTGGATGCCAAGCAGATCGTGGTCGGCATGGACAGCTCGCCTGCGGGGGCGGCGGCTCTGGAGTGGGCGGTGCGGCACACGCGGGACGGCGGCACCGTGGTGGCGGCGTCGGTGTGCGGGATGGTCGGGTCCAACGGCGGCCGGGACGCCTTCCACGGCGCCCGCCTGCGCATCCTGCGCGACGCCCTGGCCAGGCTCGGAGCGCACGACGGGGTGCTCGTGGAGGAGGCGGTGCTCGACGGTGAGCCCGGGCCCGCGCTGGTCCGGCTCGCCGAGGAGGCCGACGGGCTGGTGCTCGGCCGCCACGGGTACCGGCGGGGCCCGGAGACGGTCATGGGGTCGGTGATCATGCACTGCCTGCGGAACGCGACCTGCCCGGTCGTCATCGTCCCGGCGGTGAATCCGCCGATCGTGTGA